A window of the Eubacterium sp. 1001713B170207_170306_E7 genome harbors these coding sequences:
- a CDS encoding NAD-dependent epimerase/dehydratase family protein, translated as MKRILITGKDSYIGTSFEKWVSQWPGEYLVATVDTLDNAWEAMDFSPFDVILHVAAIVHKKEKKEAAPLYEKVNSKLPVEIAEKAKNEGIKQFVFMSTMSVYGLDSGIIEKNTPLHPKTLYGQNKLKAEKALVEAENNDFHVAIIRPPMVYGKGCKGNYTRLSRLALKMPVFPKIKNQRSMIHIDNLCEFIKLLIDDQEQGIFFPQNKAYVNSAELVTRIAEVHHKKIHLTSFFNPLINRLTKHTVVFQKVFGSLVYDQSLSHYKKDYNVVSFRESIELTEK; from the coding sequence ATGAAACGCATTCTGATCACCGGCAAAGACAGCTACATAGGCACCTCCTTTGAAAAATGGGTTAGCCAATGGCCCGGGGAATATCTGGTGGCAACTGTAGATACTCTCGATAATGCATGGGAAGCGATGGATTTCAGTCCCTTTGATGTGATTTTACACGTTGCAGCCATAGTTCATAAAAAAGAAAAAAAAGAGGCGGCTCCTTTATATGAAAAAGTAAATAGCAAACTTCCAGTAGAAATTGCTGAAAAAGCAAAAAATGAAGGTATTAAGCAATTTGTTTTCATGAGCACCATGAGTGTATATGGTCTCGATTCCGGAATCATTGAAAAAAATACACCTCTGCATCCCAAAACACTGTATGGACAAAATAAGTTAAAAGCAGAGAAAGCTTTAGTCGAAGCAGAAAACAATGATTTTCATGTCGCTATCATCAGACCACCAATGGTTTACGGCAAAGGCTGCAAAGGAAATTACACACGCTTATCCCGCCTTGCGTTGAAAATGCCTGTTTTCCCAAAGATAAAAAATCAGAGAAGTATGATCCACATTGACAATCTCTGCGAATTTATAAAGTTATTAATCGATGATCAGGAACAGGGAATTTTTTTTCCACAGAACAAAGCATATGTCAACAGCGCTGAGTTGGTAACGCGCATTGCAGAAGTCCATCATAAAAAAATTCATTTGACGAGTTTTTTCAATCCTTTGATCAACCGATTGACCAAGCATACAGTTGTTTTCCAGAAGGTTTTTGGAAGTCTGGTTTATGATCAAAGTTTATCACATTATAAAAAGGATTATAACGTCGTAAGTTTCAGAGAATCCATTGAACTTACCGAAAAATGA
- a CDS encoding glycosyltransferase family 4 protein, whose amino-acid sequence MNLPKNEMKKQKDILVLCQFYYPEYVSSATLPYEMSVDLVKKGFSLDVLCGYPKEYSEQQKIPKKEIINGISIKRIRYLQMNRKGKIGRLVNYFSFICSVSVHLFSLRKYRSIIVYSNPPILPVIAILANRLFKTKIVYVCYDIYPELALLLGGVQSGSMIEKVMNHINHSLFNCVSKVVALSHEMKDYLLANKCELTDTKVKVIPNWYEECKDTQEINNDQFKNLRKNYRTIVVYAGNMGICQDMETIFGAIEKLKEHQGILFCFAGHGAKQDDLKEQAKIKGLAQTIFFDFLTGTDFTDLLKIADCYLVSLEKGVEGLSVPSKTYSYLSMGKPIIAIMNQETDIAKDLRRTRSGFSIEQGEKEALAEYILELDSNKQKVKEMGQNSQQLFVEKYTREICTNQYIEMMKNVLNRRSDSHV is encoded by the coding sequence TTGAACTTACCGAAAAATGAGATGAAAAAGCAAAAAGATATCCTTGTATTATGTCAGTTTTACTATCCCGAATATGTTTCTTCAGCGACATTACCCTATGAAATGTCCGTTGATCTTGTTAAAAAAGGTTTTTCTTTAGACGTTCTTTGCGGCTATCCAAAAGAATACAGTGAGCAGCAAAAAATACCTAAAAAAGAAATCATCAATGGAATTTCAATCAAAAGAATCCGATACCTACAAATGAACCGGAAAGGAAAAATTGGTCGGTTGGTCAATTATTTTTCGTTTATCTGCTCAGTAAGCGTGCATTTGTTTTCACTTCGAAAATACAGAAGTATCATTGTATACTCAAACCCGCCTATTTTACCCGTGATCGCCATTTTAGCCAACAGGCTTTTCAAAACAAAAATCGTTTATGTCTGCTATGACATCTACCCAGAACTCGCGCTGTTATTGGGAGGTGTACAGAGCGGAAGCATGATTGAAAAAGTGATGAACCATATCAATCATTCCCTTTTCAATTGTGTTTCAAAAGTCGTTGCGTTGTCACATGAGATGAAAGACTATCTTCTGGCAAACAAGTGTGAGTTAACAGACACCAAAGTGAAAGTGATCCCAAACTGGTATGAGGAATGTAAGGATACCCAAGAAATAAATAATGATCAATTCAAAAATCTTCGAAAGAATTATCGAACCATTGTCGTCTATGCGGGTAACATGGGAATCTGTCAGGACATGGAAACCATTTTTGGAGCGATTGAAAAATTAAAAGAGCATCAGGGTATCCTATTTTGTTTTGCAGGGCATGGAGCCAAACAAGATGACCTTAAAGAGCAGGCGAAAATAAAAGGATTGGCACAAACCATCTTTTTCGACTTTTTAACCGGAACTGATTTTACTGATCTGCTAAAAATTGCAGATTGCTATTTAGTTAGCCTTGAAAAGGGTGTTGAAGGCTTAAGTGTGCCAAGTAAAACCTATAGTTATTTATCTATGGGAAAACCCATAATCGCCATTATGAATCAAGAGACCGATATCGCAAAGGACTTGAGGCGAACTCGTTCAGGATTCAGCATTGAACAAGGCGAAAAAGAAGCCTTGGCAGAATATATTTTAGAATTAGATTCCAACAAGCAGAAAGTCAAAGAAATGGGTCAAAACAGCCAGCAGCTTTTCGTAGAAAAGTACACCCGCGAGATTTGTACCAATCAGTATATCGAAATGATGAAAAATGTTCTTAATAGAAGGAGTGACAGCCATGTTTGA
- a CDS encoding nucleoside-diphosphate sugar epimerase/dehydratase has product MFEGETLLITGGTGSFGHAVLNRFLKTNIKEIRIFSRDEKKQDDMRHQYNDDKIKYYIGDVRNLQSLKDAMHGVDYIFHAAALKQVPSCEFFPIEAVKTNVIGTDNVLTAAIEEGIKKVICLSTDKAAYPINAMGTSKAMMEKVFVAKSRTVDPDKTLICGTRYGNVMCSRGSVIPLFIEQIKNGQALTVTEPQMTRFIMSLEEAVELVLFAFEHAENGDIMVQKAPACTIEVLAEAVRELFHADNEIKIIGIRHGEKMYETLLTNEECAHAIDMGDFFRVPADKRDLNYDKYFKEGNQKRTELTEFNSDNTELLNVKQVKEKLLSLEYIRNELAEWEAR; this is encoded by the coding sequence ATGTTTGAAGGAGAAACCCTACTCATCACCGGAGGCACAGGCAGCTTCGGCCACGCCGTGCTCAACCGCTTTTTAAAAACCAACATCAAAGAAATCCGCATCTTCTCAAGAGATGAGAAAAAACAGGATGACATGCGCCATCAGTACAATGATGACAAAATCAAATATTACATCGGCGATGTGCGGAACCTTCAAAGCCTCAAGGACGCCATGCACGGCGTCGACTACATCTTTCACGCCGCTGCCTTAAAGCAGGTGCCCTCCTGCGAGTTCTTTCCCATTGAGGCCGTTAAGACCAACGTCATCGGTACCGACAACGTACTGACCGCCGCCATCGAAGAAGGCATCAAAAAAGTCATCTGCCTGTCCACCGACAAAGCCGCCTATCCCATCAACGCCATGGGCACCTCCAAAGCCATGATGGAAAAAGTCTTTGTGGCAAAAAGCCGAACCGTTGATCCCGATAAGACCCTGATCTGCGGCACCCGCTACGGGAACGTCATGTGTTCCAGAGGCTCCGTGATCCCCCTGTTCATCGAACAGATCAAAAACGGCCAGGCCCTGACCGTCACCGAACCCCAAATGACCCGGTTCATCATGAGCCTGGAAGAAGCCGTGGAGCTCGTGCTCTTCGCCTTCGAGCACGCCGAGAACGGCGACATCATGGTCCAGAAAGCCCCGGCCTGCACCATCGAAGTGTTAGCGGAAGCCGTCAGAGAACTCTTTCACGCCGACAACGAAATCAAGATCATCGGCATCCGCCACGGCGAAAAAATGTACGAGACACTTCTGACCAACGAAGAGTGCGCCCACGCCATCGACATGGGCGACTTCTTCAGAGTGCCCGCCGACAAACGCGATTTAAACTACGATAAATATTTCAAAGAAGGCAACCAGAAGCGCACCGAACTGACCGAGTTCAACTCCGACAACACCGAGCTCTTAAATGTCAAACAGGTCAAAGAAAAGCTGCTTTCTCTAGAATACATCCGCAACGAACTCGCCGAATGGGAAGCGAGGTGA
- a CDS encoding capsular polysaccharide biosynthesis protein CapF — protein sequence MKILITGARGFMGKNLIAELNNIKEKKTNRYPDLDQGTLEILPFDLDTDPSLLETYTQECDFVFHLAGVNRPKDPAEYKAGNFGFTSTVLDLLKKASNKAPVMLASSIQAALDNPYGRSKKAGEDLLFDYGRENNVKVLIYRFPNVFGKWCRPNYNSAIATFCHHIARGQPIQVNDPEVMLKLIYIDDVVEELIGALCGREHREEKEQVKAFKDDVINVVKINKERIATGKPFCTVPTTYEIKLGEVAELIQSFKESREKLQVPDLSDAFTQKLYATYLSHLPEDQFSYPLKMNVDERGSFTEFIRTPDRGQVSINISKPGITKGQHWHHTKNEKFLVVKGKGLIQFRKVINDQEDGEKMKRESVTSYHVTGDKLEVIDIPTGYTHNIINEGDDDMITVMWASEAFDPEKPDTYFLEV from the coding sequence ATGAAAATACTCATCACCGGTGCCAGAGGCTTCATGGGAAAAAACCTCATCGCCGAGCTTAACAATATCAAAGAAAAGAAAACCAACCGTTATCCCGACCTCGACCAAGGCACCCTGGAAATCCTGCCCTTTGATCTGGACACCGACCCCAGTCTTTTAGAGACCTATACCCAGGAATGCGACTTCGTGTTCCACCTGGCCGGCGTCAACCGCCCCAAAGACCCCGCAGAATATAAAGCCGGCAACTTCGGCTTTACCAGCACAGTATTAGATTTATTAAAAAAAGCCAGCAACAAAGCCCCCGTCATGCTCGCCTCCTCCATCCAGGCCGCCCTGGACAACCCCTACGGCAGGAGTAAAAAAGCTGGGGAAGACCTGCTTTTTGATTATGGCCGAGAAAACAACGTCAAAGTCCTCATCTACCGCTTTCCCAACGTGTTCGGCAAATGGTGCCGGCCCAACTACAACAGCGCCATCGCCACCTTCTGCCACCACATCGCAAGAGGCCAACCCATCCAGGTCAACGACCCCGAGGTGATGTTGAAGCTCATCTACATCGACGACGTGGTCGAAGAGCTGATCGGCGCCCTGTGCGGCAGAGAACACCGGGAAGAAAAAGAACAGGTCAAAGCCTTCAAAGACGACGTCATCAACGTCGTGAAAATCAATAAAGAACGCATTGCGACCGGAAAGCCGTTCTGCACCGTGCCCACCACCTATGAAATCAAGCTGGGAGAAGTCGCCGAATTAATCCAGTCCTTTAAAGAAAGCCGGGAAAAGCTCCAGGTCCCCGACCTGTCCGATGCCTTCACCCAGAAGCTCTACGCCACCTACCTGAGCCATCTGCCAGAAGACCAGTTCAGCTACCCTTTAAAAATGAATGTCGATGAAAGAGGCTCCTTCACCGAGTTCATAAGAACCCCCGACCGAGGCCAGGTGTCCATCAACATCTCAAAGCCCGGCATCACCAAAGGCCAGCACTGGCACCACACCAAAAACGAAAAGTTTCTGGTTGTCAAGGGAAAAGGACTCATCCAATTCCGGAAAGTCATCAACGACCAAGAAGATGGAGAAAAAATGAAAAGAGAATCTGTCACCAGCTATCACGTCACCGGTGACAAGCTCGAAGTCATCGACATTCCCACCGGCTACACCCACAACATCATCAACGAAGGAGACGACGACATGATCACCGTCATGTGGGCCAGCGAAGCCTTTGACCCCGAAAAACCCGATACCTACTTTTTAGAAGTGTAA
- the wecB gene encoding UDP-N-acetylglucosamine 2-epimerase (non-hydrolyzing) has translation MEKLKLMTILGTRPEIIRLSATIKKCDQYFNHTLVHTGQNWDYTLNQVFFENLGLRAPDHYLDSVGKDLGETMGNIIAKSYDILKKEKPDALLVLGDTNSALSAISAKRLKIPIFHMEAGNRCWDWNVPEMVNRTIVDHIADINLPYTEHSRRYLLSEGMDGKTIFVTGSPMREVLRDHEAEIEQSNVLKELNLKPKGYFLLSAHREENIDNEDNFLSLMEAVNHIAEKYQMPVIYSTHPRSKNIIEKRNFRFHPLVTNMKPFGFFDYNKLQKNAYCVLSDSGTLSEESAMQDFPGVLIRTSTERPEVLDKGTIVIGGITGKEVEQAVELAVNMFENQEETVMAEDYADTNVSVKVVKVIQSYAGIVRKTTWGKYE, from the coding sequence ATGGAAAAACTCAAACTCATGACCATTCTAGGCACCCGGCCCGAGATCATCCGACTCTCCGCCACCATCAAAAAATGCGATCAGTACTTTAACCATACCCTCGTCCACACCGGACAAAACTGGGACTACACCTTAAACCAGGTCTTCTTCGAAAACCTGGGCCTGAGAGCCCCCGACCACTACCTGGACAGCGTGGGCAAAGACCTGGGCGAAACCATGGGCAACATCATCGCCAAGTCCTACGACATCCTGAAAAAAGAAAAGCCCGACGCCCTGTTAGTCCTGGGCGATACCAACTCCGCCCTGTCCGCCATCAGCGCCAAGCGCCTCAAAATCCCCATCTTCCACATGGAAGCCGGCAACCGGTGCTGGGACTGGAACGTGCCCGAAATGGTCAACCGCACCATCGTCGACCACATCGCCGACATCAACCTGCCCTACACCGAGCACTCCAGACGCTACCTCCTAAGCGAAGGCATGGACGGAAAGACCATCTTCGTGACCGGCAGTCCCATGCGCGAAGTGCTCAGAGATCATGAAGCAGAGATCGAGCAATCCAATGTTCTGAAAGAACTGAACCTGAAGCCCAAAGGATACTTTCTGCTCTCCGCCCATCGGGAAGAGAACATCGACAACGAAGACAACTTCCTGTCCCTTATGGAAGCCGTCAACCACATCGCCGAAAAGTATCAGATGCCCGTCATCTACTCCACCCACCCGCGGAGTAAAAACATCATCGAAAAGCGAAACTTCAGATTTCATCCCCTGGTGACCAACATGAAGCCCTTCGGCTTCTTTGACTACAACAAGCTTCAGAAAAACGCCTACTGCGTGCTCTCCGATTCCGGCACCCTGTCCGAAGAGAGCGCCATGCAAGACTTTCCAGGCGTGCTCATAAGGACCTCCACCGAACGGCCAGAAGTCCTGGACAAAGGCACCATCGTGATCGGCGGGATCACCGGAAAAGAAGTGGAGCAGGCTGTAGAACTGGCCGTAAACATGTTTGAAAACCAAGAAGAGACCGTCATGGCCGAGGATTATGCCGACACCAACGTGAGTGTGAAGGTGGTGAAGGTGATTCAGAGTTATGCGGGGATTGTGAGGAAGACGACATGGGGGAAGTATGAATGA
- a CDS encoding glycosyltransferase — translation MRVLQINSVCGYGSTGRIATDLYDTLKQEGHNCLIAYGRGTAPKGYQTIKIDSEWEVRLHGLKTRLTDREGFGSRKATERFIEKVKAYDPDVIHLHNLHGYFINIEVLFNYLKTVDKKVIWTLHDCWAFTGHCTYFDYVGCEKWKIGCEKCPQKSEYPKSILQDQSRSNYQDKRNAFTSLNENQMTIVTPSHWLAGLVKESYLSKYAVEVIHNGIDLEVFKPTPNNFREKYQCEDKTLVLGVANVWNRRKGLDTFMQLSKELPDKFQIILVGLNSKQKKALPDNIIKIERTNSTKELAEIYTAADVFVNPTLEDNFPTTNLESLACGTPVITYDTGGSPESLNGKNGRIIKKNNIKEVYKVIQKKTLTFSVNRSIEFNREKVFKKYIQQYKKSLAKK, via the coding sequence ATGAGAGTACTTCAGATTAATTCGGTTTGTGGTTACGGCAGTACAGGAAGAATTGCGACGGACCTTTACGATACGTTAAAGCAGGAAGGGCATAACTGCTTGATTGCTTATGGAAGAGGAACAGCACCAAAAGGTTATCAAACGATTAAAATTGACAGCGAATGGGAAGTACGGCTTCATGGACTAAAAACGCGGCTAACCGACCGGGAAGGCTTTGGCTCCAGAAAAGCGACAGAAAGATTTATCGAAAAAGTAAAAGCGTATGATCCCGATGTGATTCATCTTCATAATCTACACGGTTACTTTATTAATATCGAAGTGCTTTTTAACTACCTGAAAACAGTTGATAAAAAAGTCATTTGGACACTTCATGATTGTTGGGCTTTTACTGGGCACTGTACATATTTCGATTACGTTGGATGTGAGAAGTGGAAAATAGGGTGCGAAAAATGCCCACAGAAAAGCGAATACCCTAAAAGTATTCTACAGGATCAATCCCGTAGTAACTATCAGGATAAGCGCAATGCGTTCACATCCCTCAATGAAAATCAAATGACCATCGTCACACCCTCACACTGGCTTGCAGGCCTTGTGAAAGAAAGCTACCTTTCTAAGTATGCAGTAGAAGTTATTCATAACGGTATTGACTTGGAAGTGTTCAAGCCCACCCCGAATAATTTTAGAGAAAAATATCAGTGCGAAGATAAAACGCTTGTACTCGGTGTTGCGAATGTATGGAATCGGCGAAAAGGTTTGGATACTTTTATGCAGTTATCCAAAGAATTGCCCGATAAATTTCAGATTATTTTAGTGGGCTTGAATTCAAAACAGAAGAAAGCGCTGCCGGACAATATAATAAAGATTGAACGTACAAACAGCACAAAAGAATTAGCAGAAATCTATACAGCGGCGGATGTGTTTGTGAATCCGACATTGGAAGATAATTTTCCGACGACGAACTTAGAATCACTGGCCTGCGGAACACCAGTAATTACCTATGATACGGGTGGGAGTCCGGAGAGTTTAAATGGGAAAAATGGTAGGATAATAAAAAAAAATAACATAAAAGAAGTATATAAAGTTATTCAAAAAAAAACTTTAACTTTTTCAGTTAATAGAAGCATAGAATTCAATAGAGAAAAAGTCTTTAAAAAATATATTCAACAGTACAAAAAGTCTCTAGCAAAAAAATGA
- a CDS encoding lipopolysaccharide biosynthesis protein, protein MKNSNIQQRAFSGVLWKFVERIGTQLIQFIIQIVLARMLMPEDYGIVGLLTIFITISDVFIQQGFTTALIQKKDVDEVDFSSVYFANIIMAVIIYIILFATAPLVSIFYNEANLTMIMRVMSINVIFGSICAVHNAIMAKNLDFKKSFFRNLANIFTQGVVGITLAYINFGVWALVFSKIFGTLVGAFVLCFTVKWKPRAILSFKRVKSLFHYSSKILGTNILNTLFNNIHSLIIGRYFSKVELGYYQRGQQIPQAFMTAIDGSLNEVLYPTLSIMQDDTKRLKSALRRSMKTSMFITLPILMGVLSMAEPLTIILLTEKWLPSVPFMQLTCIICSFWPLSARTHALNAIGRSDVTFKLSIISKGLTLFFITSCIRFGVYAIMLGTLCASFITVWITSYYVNKYINYSIKELMVDLAPLIILSIIMFVIVMLIGKMKIFIYTKLFIQIITAIVIYVGGAKIFKIESYFYLMNIIKKRINKK, encoded by the coding sequence TTGAAAAATAGTAATATTCAGCAACGTGCTTTTAGCGGTGTCTTATGGAAATTTGTGGAAAGAATAGGGACACAGCTAATACAATTTATAATTCAAATTGTATTAGCTAGGATGCTAATGCCAGAAGATTACGGAATCGTAGGCCTATTAACAATTTTTATAACCATATCAGATGTTTTTATTCAACAAGGTTTTACAACAGCCTTAATACAGAAGAAAGATGTTGATGAAGTGGATTTTTCGTCAGTATATTTTGCGAATATTATTATGGCCGTCATTATATACATTATTTTGTTTGCGACAGCCCCTTTGGTGTCGATTTTTTATAATGAAGCGAATTTGACAATGATAATGCGTGTAATGTCTATAAATGTCATTTTTGGTTCTATTTGTGCAGTTCACAATGCAATTATGGCAAAAAATTTGGACTTTAAAAAAAGTTTTTTTAGAAACTTGGCTAATATTTTTACACAAGGAGTTGTTGGTATTACATTAGCATATATAAATTTTGGCGTTTGGGCACTTGTGTTTTCTAAGATTTTTGGGACTCTGGTAGGAGCTTTTGTTTTATGTTTTACAGTGAAGTGGAAACCAAGAGCTATACTATCATTTAAACGTGTGAAGTCATTATTTCATTATAGCTCAAAAATATTAGGGACAAACATATTAAATACATTGTTTAATAACATACACTCTTTAATTATCGGAAGATACTTTTCAAAAGTAGAATTGGGTTACTACCAAAGAGGACAGCAAATACCACAAGCTTTTATGACAGCAATTGATGGTAGCTTAAATGAGGTTCTTTATCCAACGTTATCAATTATGCAGGATGATACAAAAAGACTAAAAAGTGCATTACGACGTTCTATGAAAACGAGTATGTTTATTACTTTACCAATTTTAATGGGAGTTTTGTCAATGGCTGAACCATTAACTATTATTTTATTAACGGAAAAATGGTTGCCAAGTGTTCCGTTCATGCAATTGACATGTATAATATGCTCATTCTGGCCTCTGTCAGCTAGAACGCATGCTTTGAATGCAATAGGCAGAAGTGATGTCACATTTAAACTTTCAATAATATCAAAAGGGTTAACACTTTTTTTTATTACTAGTTGTATTAGATTTGGAGTCTATGCAATTATGTTAGGAACATTATGCGCATCATTTATTACAGTTTGGATAACATCTTATTATGTGAATAAGTATATAAACTATTCAATAAAAGAATTGATGGTTGATTTAGCACCTTTAATAATTTTATCAATAATAATGTTTGTAATTGTTATGCTGATAGGTAAAATGAAGATATTTATTTATACAAAATTATTTATCCAAATAATTACTGCAATAGTAATATATGTAGGAGGTGCTAAAATTTTTAAAATCGAAAGTTATTTTTATTTAATGAATATTATAAAAAAAAGAATAAATAAAAAGTAG
- a CDS encoding DegT/DnrJ/EryC1/StrS family aminotransferase, whose product MQHKPVLVTRSSLPDLEEYVEEIKPIFDSAWLTNMGPVHQNFEQQLENYLKVPNVSLFCNGHLSLFIAIKALRLSGEVITTPFSFASTTHAIADNGLRPVFCDIDPDTYTLDPEKIESLITRHTTAIIPVHVYGNVCNIEAIETIAKKHHLKVIYDAAHAFGVEVNGEGIGNFGDVAMFSFHATKVFNTIEGGALTYQDKALKDLLYNLKNFGITSPTMVEDIGTNAKMNEFQAAMGICNLRHVNNEIEKRKKVVERYWEHLENIPGIKLNPQQKGVRTNFAYFPVVFDEKAFGKSRDQAADELAKEKIFVRKYFYPLINDYECYRSIYSSKATPIAKEIADNVVTLPLFADLELNVVDEICKIILG is encoded by the coding sequence ATGCAGCATAAACCTGTATTGGTTACCCGGTCATCCTTGCCGGATTTAGAAGAATATGTAGAGGAAATAAAGCCGATTTTTGACAGTGCATGGTTAACCAATATGGGGCCAGTGCATCAAAATTTCGAACAGCAATTGGAAAATTATTTAAAGGTTCCGAATGTGTCCCTGTTTTGTAATGGACATTTATCTTTGTTTATCGCCATCAAAGCCTTGCGGTTAAGTGGCGAAGTCATTACGACTCCTTTTTCATTTGCATCAACAACTCATGCCATTGCTGATAATGGATTACGCCCGGTTTTTTGTGATATTGATCCAGATACATATACACTCGATCCTGAAAAAATAGAAAGTTTGATAACACGTCACACCACTGCCATTATACCGGTACATGTGTATGGCAACGTCTGTAATATTGAAGCTATTGAGACCATCGCTAAAAAGCACCACTTAAAAGTCATTTATGACGCGGCTCATGCTTTTGGGGTGGAAGTGAACGGCGAGGGAATTGGAAATTTCGGTGATGTTGCAATGTTTAGTTTTCATGCGACCAAGGTGTTTAATACCATCGAAGGCGGCGCACTGACTTATCAGGATAAAGCCTTAAAAGACTTACTCTATAATCTTAAAAATTTTGGCATTACGTCGCCGACAATGGTAGAAGATATTGGTACAAATGCAAAGATGAATGAGTTTCAAGCTGCGATGGGAATTTGTAACTTGCGCCATGTCAATAATGAGATTGAAAAGCGAAAAAAAGTGGTTGAGCGTTATTGGGAACATTTAGAAAATATCCCTGGTATTAAATTAAATCCACAACAAAAAGGCGTTAGAACTAATTTTGCTTATTTTCCAGTGGTGTTTGATGAGAAAGCATTTGGAAAATCGCGGGATCAGGCAGCGGATGAACTGGCAAAAGAAAAAATATTTGTTCGTAAATATTTTTATCCATTGATCAACGATTACGAATGCTATCGCTCCATTTATTCATCAAAGGCTACGCCAATAGCAAAAGAAATAGCGGATAATGTTGTAACACTACCTCTTTTTGCAGATTTAGAGTTAAATGTAGTAGATGAAATTTGTAAAATTATATTAGGATAG
- a CDS encoding ATP-grasp domain-containing protein has product MKAIILAGGYDQIALIQELKKRGFETILIDYYENPPAKNFADNHYQVSTLDIEEIKKIAVKENVDLVTTACTDQALLSIAKVSEELVLPCYISYEKALNVTNKKYMKNVMNKSDIPTAKHRVVSDVKGIDLSEFKFPIVVKPTDCNSSKGVQKSFDAEEGLQRIKEAIDLSRSKTAIIEEYIEGFEISLDAFISDGKAEILLITRSEKIKNSNGFTIVQSRFPVDLDHEIIKKIGLVVQSICECFALPDGPLLVQMIVSGQDVFIIEFSARMGGGTKYKLIETLTGFNIMSSYVDLITGITPKIKVSKKYSFAHLNYCYVEEGIFNNLYNFKELKEKGIINDYFKYKSEGTLIDKAKTSSDRVAGYLITADTIEELNTKEKLANKNVGILTNTGKDIMIHDLI; this is encoded by the coding sequence ATGAAAGCTATTATATTAGCTGGAGGCTATGATCAAATTGCGTTGATACAGGAGCTTAAAAAAAGAGGCTTTGAAACAATATTGATTGATTATTATGAAAATCCACCAGCAAAAAACTTTGCAGATAATCACTATCAGGTTAGTACTTTAGACATAGAGGAAATAAAAAAAATTGCTGTAAAAGAAAATGTTGATCTGGTTACAACGGCTTGTACAGATCAGGCCTTGCTGAGTATTGCAAAAGTATCAGAAGAATTGGTACTTCCATGTTATATTTCATATGAGAAAGCTTTAAATGTAACCAACAAAAAATACATGAAAAATGTAATGAATAAATCAGATATTCCAACGGCTAAACATAGAGTAGTTTCGGATGTTAAGGGTATTGATTTATCGGAATTTAAATTTCCAATTGTTGTTAAACCTACAGATTGTAATAGTTCAAAAGGTGTTCAAAAGAGTTTTGATGCAGAAGAAGGGCTTCAAAGAATAAAAGAAGCGATAGATCTTAGCCGTTCTAAAACTGCAATTATTGAAGAATATATCGAAGGATTCGAAATATCTCTAGATGCATTTATAAGTGATGGTAAAGCAGAGATTCTGTTAATCACAAGATCTGAGAAAATTAAAAACTCAAATGGTTTTACAATTGTACAAAGTCGGTTTCCAGTTGATCTAGACCATGAAATAATAAAGAAGATAGGATTGGTGGTGCAGTCAATTTGTGAGTGTTTCGCTTTGCCTGATGGACCACTATTAGTTCAGATGATTGTTTCTGGACAGGATGTTTTTATAATTGAATTTAGTGCCAGGATGGGAGGTGGTACTAAATATAAATTAATTGAGACGTTAACAGGTTTTAACATAATGAGTAGCTATGTGGATTTAATCACTGGAATAACACCAAAAATCAAAGTCTCAAAGAAATACAGCTTTGCACATTTAAATTATTGTTATGTAGAAGAAGGCATTTTTAATAATCTTTATAATTTTAAAGAGCTAAAAGAAAAAGGGATAATTAATGATTATTTTAAATATAAATCAGAAGGAACATTGATTGATAAAGCAAAGACTAGCAGTGACAGAGTGGCAGGCTACTTGATAACAGCTGATACCATAGAAGAACTTAATACAAAAGAAAAACTGGCTAATAAGAATGTGGGAATTTTAACAAATACTGGTAAAGATATCATGATTCACGATTTAATATAA